In Leptolyngbya sp. O-77, the genomic window AACTGATGGCGTGAAGACTGATGGCGTGAAGACTGATGGTGTGAAGACTGATGGTGTGAAGACTGATGGTGTGAAGGCTCAGGCCGGTGTTCAGAGTTCGACTCAGGAGGCGATCGCCCCCACAGACCCGCCACCCGCCGTCAGCCCCAGAGTGGCGGCTGGAAACAAGGTCGATTTGTCAATCCAGATCGACGCTGAGCTATTGAATCAGATTGGGCATCTCACCAGCGATCCGAGCAAGGTGATTGAAGTTGCAGTCCGTCAATGGCTGCGGGGAGGAGCCTCGCGGGACGACGACCTGACGCGATCGCTCCAGCGCAATCCGCCCGTTCCCCCCCGTGGAGAATGGAACGACTAGCCAACTGCTGTAGGAATCACGGATTTGCTTTAAAAGCCGTTGCAGATAGCCTCTGCGACAGGCTACGTTAGGCGAAGATACTTGCTGAACCTGATTCCAAGAACATTTTGCGCGTTTGAACTCGTTTGAACTCACTGTCTCCGATGCACGCTGATGACCTTGTCTGAAGATTCTTCTAGTTCTGTCGTTGGCCCGACAGATGTAGGGATTGCTAGGCGACCCGGCGGCCCGCTCCAGAAACCGCCCTCCATTGGTGATCTCATCTTCATACAAGACGCTGTGGGAACCTACCTCTCCTTCTCCTGGAAGGACGCAGCTCGTTACGGACTAGGTTCCACAGAGCTGGTGGGTCGGCCGATTGAGGAAGTCGAGTTTGCGCCAGCCGCCCTTGCGCCCTACTTGCAGCGGATTCGTATGGTGCTTGATTTGGGCAGCCCCGATGGGTTTTCCTACTTGTTTCGCTGTGGCGGGCAGTATCTCGTTTTTGACCTCGCGCTCAGCCCCATTCTGCAAGTCAACGCGCTGCCTTCAGCAGTCATCGTCACGGGGCATCTGCTCTATGCCTGCACCGATGACCAGGCCCACCGGCTGCTAGAATCGCCCCCTTGCTTCAGCACGCTCCGGGGCAGGGGCTCCATCTTTTATCAAAAGGCACTGACTCGCGTTGCCTGGAATATCCGCCATACGCTTGACCTCGATACCATCTGGCAGCAAACCGCCAGTGGACTGGGTGAAACGCTCAACCTGAGTCGCTGTTGGGTGTGTGCTTACCCCGCTGAAGAGGGAAAAGCGCAGATCATGGCAGACTATCGGCAAGATGGGGTGGTGGATTGCGTCGGGCAAATGCTAGATTTACCGCACTTTCCCTACTTGCAGCAGGCCGTTTCCACGCTCCAACCCGTTAGCACCACGCAGATTGATCAAGAAAGCGGCAGGGAGATGGCAATTTTGGCGATCGCCACCTGCCACGACGGCCAGCCCAACGGACTCCTCGTGCTGTATCAAGACGATGAAGCTCAGGTGTGGAGACAGTCCGAAATCGAGCTAGTTCAGGAATTTGCAGAGCAGATTGGAACGGGGCTGGCCCATGCTAGTCTGTACGCAACGAGCCGCCGCCAAGCCGAGCGACTGATGCAGCAGTATCACGACCTCGAAGAGAGCCGCCGCCAGGCCGAAGAAGCCTCCCGCCTCAAGAGCGAGTTTTTGGCGAACACGTCCCACGAGCTACGCACCCCGCTCAACGGCATGATTGGCTTCCTCAAACTCATCGTAGACGGCATGGCGGATGATCCCGAAGAACAGGGCGAGTTCATCGAAGAAGCCTACCGCTCAGCGGTAAACCTGAACGATATCATCAATGACATCCTGGACATTGCCAAAATCGAAGCAGGCAAGCTCGAAATCGAGATTAACCCGGTCAAGCTCGATGACCTGATGGACGATGTGGAACGCTTTATCCGTCCGCAGGCCGAACACAAGCACCTGAGCTTTAGAATCTGCAAACCCGAGACGCGAGATCCAATCATCCTAAACGGCAACTATCAGCGCCTCCGCCAGGTGCTTCTGAACCTGTTGGGCAACGCCATCAAGTTCACCCACGAAGGCGGCATCACCGTTACCACCGACATCCTGCCCCGCCAGTCTGACCAAGACAAAGGCTATGCCAAGATTAGCGTCGCCGATACAGGCATTGGCGTTTCGCTAGAGAAGCAAGACCGCCTGTTTCAGTCCTTTAGCCAGGTAGACGGTTCCCGGACGCGGCAATATGGCGGCACAGGGCTTGGTCTGGCCATTTCCCAGAGGCTTGTAGAAGCGATGAAGGGTGAGGTGAATTTCTACAGCTTGGGCGAGGGGCTGGGGTCTACCGTCACCTTTACTGTGCCGCTCCACCAGCATCCGGTGTTAGTCGCCCGGCAGTCCGAAGAGGAAGACGTGAATCTAGCGGATTTGGCATACCTGACTGACTTAGATCCAGACCTGGATGAGATGGAGTAGCTATCGACGGGCGATCGCTTCTAGCCCTCTGCGGTAGCATAACTCTATCTTCTGGGTCGTTTTTCATCTCATCGTTAAGCTATGTCGATTACGCTTCAGGTCAATGGCGAACCCCGCACCTGCGAGCCAGATACCTCACTGCCGCAGTTTTTGGAGCAACTGGGCATGAATCCGCGTCTGGTGGCAGTGGAGTATAACGGCGAGATTTTGCACCGCCAGTTTTGGGAACAGACTGTGATGCAGACGGGCGATCGCCTGGAAATTGTCACCATTGTCGGCGGCGGCTGACAGAAGCAGGCGGTCTCTGTCAAAATTTCGGGCGATCGCCCCTGGTTTTTCAAGTACGGTCATCCCCCCTGAAAACAGCCTCTAGCCGCCCCTGTCTAGAAACAGAGCGCGTTACATTAGAAATATCGATTGGCTGTGTAACGTTTTCTAAAGCTCTGCAACGTCAGCGCTGCAAATCTTAGCTCTGCAAACTGCACAGCCTGCCCCACGGGTTTTGCCCAACCATTTACAGGAGGGCTGGAGGCAATGCGAAGGTTCTTTTCTCAAGTGTGGCGGCCTCTGCTTCGGCCGCTTGTAGTTTTCTCTCTGATTGCAACGTTAGTATTTGGCAATGCGGGCAGCGCTCTGGCCCTAAGTCGGAGCGGCGGCCGCATCGGCGGCGGCGGGTTTAGCGTGCCCAGCCGCACCTATACCAGCCGTCCGGCTCCGTCCTATGGCGGTGGCGGCTACTATCCTGGTGGTTATCCTGGCGGCGGCATTGGGTTTCCGCTGGTGTGGGGGCCGATTTTCTTTGGAGGCGGTGCAGGCAGCCTGTTCACCATTCTGATTTTTATCTCGCTTGCATCATTTATCGTGCGGAGCGTTCGAGCCGCGCAGTCTGATGCGAATGGCTATGACGACCTGGGCTATGGCGCAGTGTCGCCCACGGTTTCGGTGTCCAAAGTTCAAGTAGGGCTGCTGTCTGGCGCTCGCGGCTTGCAGGCAGACCTAGATCGGCTGGCAAAAACGGCGGATACGGGTTCCAAAGAAGGGCTGACGGAGGCGCTGCAAGAAACGACGCTGGCGCTACTGCGGCATCCCGAATATTGGGTCTATGGCGGCACGCAGTCGGCACAGTATCGCCTGGAGGCGGCTGAGGCACAGTTTAATCGACTGGCGCTGGCGGAGCGCAGCAAATTTAGCGAAGAAACGCTGTCGAATGTCAACCGCCAGTTGCGGCAGGCAGAATCGGCTCCTGCGGCGTTGGCTACAGTCGATACGGGTGAGCGGGTGGCGACCGAGCAGCCTACGGAAATTCAGACTCAGGGCGAATATATCGTCGTGACGCTGCTGGCGGC contains:
- a CDS encoding ATP-binding protein — its product is MTLSEDSSSSVVGPTDVGIARRPGGPLQKPPSIGDLIFIQDAVGTYLSFSWKDAARYGLGSTELVGRPIEEVEFAPAALAPYLQRIRMVLDLGSPDGFSYLFRCGGQYLVFDLALSPILQVNALPSAVIVTGHLLYACTDDQAHRLLESPPCFSTLRGRGSIFYQKALTRVAWNIRHTLDLDTIWQQTASGLGETLNLSRCWVCAYPAEEGKAQIMADYRQDGVVDCVGQMLDLPHFPYLQQAVSTLQPVSTTQIDQESGREMAILAIATCHDGQPNGLLVLYQDDEAQVWRQSEIELVQEFAEQIGTGLAHASLYATSRRQAERLMQQYHDLEESRRQAEEASRLKSEFLANTSHELRTPLNGMIGFLKLIVDGMADDPEEQGEFIEEAYRSAVNLNDIINDILDIAKIEAGKLEIEINPVKLDDLMDDVERFIRPQAEHKHLSFRICKPETRDPIILNGNYQRLRQVLLNLLGNAIKFTHEGGITVTTDILPRQSDQDKGYAKISVADTGIGVSLEKQDRLFQSFSQVDGSRTRQYGGTGLGLAISQRLVEAMKGEVNFYSLGEGLGSTVTFTVPLHQHPVLVARQSEEEDVNLADLAYLTDLDPDLDEME
- the thiS gene encoding sulfur carrier protein ThiS, which codes for MSITLQVNGEPRTCEPDTSLPQFLEQLGMNPRLVAVEYNGEILHRQFWEQTVMQTGDRLEIVTIVGGG
- a CDS encoding DUF1517 domain-containing protein, with protein sequence MWRPLLRPLVVFSLIATLVFGNAGSALALSRSGGRIGGGGFSVPSRTYTSRPAPSYGGGGYYPGGYPGGGIGFPLVWGPIFFGGGAGSLFTILIFISLASFIVRSVRAAQSDANGYDDLGYGAVSPTVSVSKVQVGLLSGARGLQADLDRLAKTADTGSKEGLTEALQETTLALLRHPEYWVYGGTQSAQYRLEAAEAQFNRLALAERSKFSEETLSNVNRQLRQAESAPAALATVDTGERVATEQPTEIQTQGEYIVVTLLAATLGKLDLPVVNSTDDLRRALSQMGSVSSDRLLALEILWTPQVEGQTLSSDELVAEYADLRLV